A genomic stretch from Salarias fasciatus chromosome 10, fSalaFa1.1, whole genome shotgun sequence includes:
- the LOC115395716 gene encoding olfactory receptor 1571-like, producing MGTDVKTTLILNSTFVRPAAFYISGFTDIPHINYFYVFLCFVYIVTVLGNGFLMAVICLMKTLHTPKYIIVFNLALTDLCGSTALIPKLLDTFLFGNRYIVYEACLSYMFFVLLFLGMQSYILLTMAFDRFVAICFPLRYHAIVTKKSVGAMLLFSWLYVAVTSGTGVKLIDRLSFCESLVLKSFFCDHGPIIYLACNDTSLNKMMGFIALIGVVCIPFVLIGVTYVCISVALIRIASGQERFRALKTCTSHLILVAIFFLPLFGTNMAALTSTIHPNARIINSTLTHTIPPLLDPLIYALKTEEVLTAIKTLFKRARLNLTPFRRNSVISSNNSHIHYIHYAFLTPATEECTVVQAISSAFVPAASKPDTVG from the exons ATGGGCACAGATGTTAAAACAACACTTATACTAAATTCCACATTTGTTCGACCTGCAGCATTCTACATCAGTGGATTTACTGATATTCCTCATATTAActatttttatgtgtttctgtgttttgtttacattgtgACGGTTCTTGGGAATGGCTTCCTTATGGCAGTCATTTGCTTAATGAAAACACTTCATACTCCTAAATACATAATTGTGTTCAACCTGGCTTTGACAGACCTGTGTGGCAGCACAGCGCTCATCCCAAAGCTCCTGGACACCTTTTTGTTTGGTAACAGATACATTGTCTATGAGGCCTGTTTAAGTTACATGTTCTTTGTTTTACTCTTTCTAGGTATGCAGTCTTACATTCTTCTCACGATGGCTTTTGACAGATTTGTAGCCATTTGTTTCCCTTTAAGGTATCATGCTATTGTGACTAAAAAATCAGTTGGTGcaatgctgctgttttcttggTTGTATGTTGCAGTCACATCTGGAACAGGTGTAAAGCTGATTGATCGTCTTTCCTTCTGTGAATCTTTGGTGTTGAAAAGCTTTTTCTGTGATCATGGACCAATAATTTATCTGGCCTGCAATGATACATCTTTAAACAAAATGATGGGATTTATTGCCCTGATTGGAGTTGTATGCATTCCTTTTGTTCTTATAGGCGTCACTTATGTTTGCATCTCAGTTGCTTTGATCAGGATCGCATCAGGACAGGAACGCTTCAGAGCACTGAAAACTTGCACCTCTCACCTGATCCTTGTGGCGATattttttctgcctcttttcggcacaaacatggctgcactGACCTCTACCATTCATCCTAATGCCAGGATCATAAActccactctgacacacaccatACCTCCTTTGCTTGATCCTCTCATATATGCTCTTAAGACAGAGGAAGTGTTGACAGCTATCAAGAcgcttttcaaaag AGCACGGCTGAACCTGACGCCTTTCAGGAGGAATTCAGTCATCTCTTCCAATAATAGTCATATCCATTATATCCATTATGCTTTCCTCACACCTGCCACTGAGGAATGCACA